A genomic window from Gossypium hirsutum isolate 1008001.06 chromosome D10, Gossypium_hirsutum_v2.1, whole genome shotgun sequence includes:
- the LOC107914439 gene encoding psbP domain-containing protein 2, chloroplastic isoform X1, which yields MDSQICVSISNQSPYYYHFHRSTPKFPCFIPKALRPHSHENNKNLKKVTLLSPLSLTKRALNSSSLLLIFYGFFPHNSKAFSDKDLDLERYTDFEQGFTLLRPSSWNKVEKAGATVLFEEANVGNNNVGVVVSPVRLNSLGEFGTPQFVADKLIQAEKRKESTKDAEVIGVAERPGQGGLQVYEFEYKVDSTRGGMKRILSAAFVASKKLYLLNIAHSDKPESPLDTHTRAVLEEILHSFDALPST from the exons ATGGATTCCCAAATTTGCGTCTCTATCTCAAACCAAAGCCCCTACTACTACCATTTCCATCGTTCCACTCCAAAGTTCCCTTGTTTCATACCCAAAGCTCTCAGACCCCATTCTCATGAAAACAACAAAAATCTCAAGAAAGTTACCTTGCTATCTCCCCTTTCCCTCACCAAGAGAGCCCTCAATTCCTCAAGCCTCCTCCTTATCTTTTATGGGTTTTTCCCTCACAATTCCAAAGCTTTCTCTGACAAAGATTTGGACCTCGAAAGGTACACAGATTTTGAGCAGGGTTTCACCCTTCTCAGGCCTTCTTCTTGGAACAAG GTTGAGAAAGCAGGGGCAACTGTTTTGTTTGAGGAGGCAAACGTGGGAAATAACAATGTTGGGGTAGTTGTGAGCCCAGTTCGTTTAAACAGCCTTGGAGAATTTGGTACTCCCCAATTTGTAGCTGATAAGCTTATACAGGCTGAAAAACGCAAG GAAAGCACAAAGGATGCTGAGGTAATTGGAGTTGCCGAGAGACCTGGTCAAGGAGGCTTACAAGTGTATGAGTTTGAGTACAAAGTGGATAGCACCAGGGGAGGAATGAAGAGGATCCTTTCAGCAGCTTTTGTGGCATCAAAGAAGCTCTACCTTCTTAATATTGCTCATTCAGACAAACCTGAAAGTCCTCTGGATACCCATACAAGAGCCGTATTAGAAGAAATTCTCCACTCTTTTGATGCTTTACCTTCTACATAG
- the LOC107914439 gene encoding psbP domain-containing protein 2, chloroplastic isoform X2 produces MDSQICVSISNQSPYYYHFHRSTPKFPCFIPKALRPHSHENNKNLKKVTLLSPLSLTKRALNSSSLLLIFYGFFPHNSKAFSDKDLDLERYTDFEQGFTLLRPSSWNKVEKAGATVLFEEANVGNNNVGVVVSPVRLNSLGEFGTPQFVADKLIQAEKRKESTKDAEVIGVAERPGQGGLQVYEFEYKVDSTRGGMKRILSAAFVSSGYPYKSRIRRNSPLF; encoded by the exons ATGGATTCCCAAATTTGCGTCTCTATCTCAAACCAAAGCCCCTACTACTACCATTTCCATCGTTCCACTCCAAAGTTCCCTTGTTTCATACCCAAAGCTCTCAGACCCCATTCTCATGAAAACAACAAAAATCTCAAGAAAGTTACCTTGCTATCTCCCCTTTCCCTCACCAAGAGAGCCCTCAATTCCTCAAGCCTCCTCCTTATCTTTTATGGGTTTTTCCCTCACAATTCCAAAGCTTTCTCTGACAAAGATTTGGACCTCGAAAGGTACACAGATTTTGAGCAGGGTTTCACCCTTCTCAGGCCTTCTTCTTGGAACAAG GTTGAGAAAGCAGGGGCAACTGTTTTGTTTGAGGAGGCAAACGTGGGAAATAACAATGTTGGGGTAGTTGTGAGCCCAGTTCGTTTAAACAGCCTTGGAGAATTTGGTACTCCCCAATTTGTAGCTGATAAGCTTATACAGGCTGAAAAACGCAAG GAAAGCACAAAGGATGCTGAGGTAATTGGAGTTGCCGAGAGACCTGGTCAAGGAGGCTTACAAGTGTATGAGTTTGAGTACAAAGTGGATAGCACCAGGGGAGGAATGAAGAGGATCCTTTCAGCAGCTTTTGTG TCCTCTGGATACCCATACAAGAGCCGTATTAGAAGAAATTCTCCACTCTTTTGA